The nucleotide sequence GCGGGGTTCCGGCACGTCGAAGTGCTCGAATCCCCGCGCCCGCAGAACTGCATCTACGCCTGCCGCCCGTGAATCACTGCTGGTACGGCGCCGCCGCGGCCTTGGCCGCGGTGACCAGCGCGCCCTTGTTCTTCGGCCAGAACGTGCTGTCCACGCACGTGTACTTCGGCAGGAAGCCACCGCAGGAGCCGCTCGAACCGCCGACCTCGAACGTCACGCTGGCGACACCCAGTTCGCCGTAGGTGAAGTCGTCGGTGGTGCCGGACGTGTCGTAGCCGACGGTCTCCTCGTTCGTGCCGACGAGGTAGCCGTTGGACGCGGAGTACTTCGCGCCGAGCCTGCGGTACTGGGCGTCGTTCGGCGAAGTGGCTTGGGTGAAGCCCCACGGGATGATGATGTCGTTGCCGTAGCTGTGCAGCGTGATCATCGTGCCCTTGGCGGTCGCGGGCGCCGGGTCGTTGTTCCCGGTGCCGCGCTGGTCCGGGAAGATCGCGCGGGCCAGCTTCTCCAGCGCCTGCACCTCCGGCTCCGAACCCGCGCTCACGCCCTGGTAGGTCTCCGCGCAGGCGGAGTTGGAGTCGCCGCCCCACCGATAAGTCGAGTTGCGGTTGAGGTCGACGCCGATGTTCGTGCCGCTGCAGCCGCCGCGGGAGTTGTTCGCGTTCTTGCGCTGCAGCTTCGGCGAGTTCCCGCCGGAAGCGACGATGTCGACGCCGTCGGGGTTGGCGATCGGCACCACCCACACCTCGGTCGTGTCCAAAATGGACTTCGCGGTGGCGTCGGTGGCGTAGCCGTCGGCGAGGTAGTCGATCCAGCGCCAGGCGAGCTCGCCGGTCGACAGCTCGCGCGCGTGGATCTGGGCCATCAGGAAGAACTTCGGCTTCGTCGACGTCGTCGACAGCGTGCAGTCGCCGGTCTGCTTCTTGGTCAGGCAGATCGCCTGGATGTCGTGGCCGCCCTGGCCCTTGGTCTTCTTCCACGACTGGCCGATCGTGTACTTCGTGGCCAGGTCGGGGTGCGCCGAGGCGACCTGTGCGAGGTGGTTCTCCTGCGCGGTGACGGTCCGGTAGCCACCGTAGAAGGTGTCCGCCGCCAGGCTCTCCGTCCGCGCGGGGAGTTCCTTGTAGACGGTGTCGAAGTACGAGGGCCGGTAGCCGAGCGCCCGCAGCTTCGCGGCGACGGCTTGGCCGCCGACGACGTCGACGCTGCCGCCATCCCCTTCTTCGACGTCGAAACCGGCCGCGGCCAGCGCCTGCGCCTGGGTCGCGGTGGCCGGGACGCGCCAGAACACCGGCGTGTCCGCCGTCTGCGCGGTGGCGGTGCCGCCGAGCAGGGAGGTGAGCAGGACCCCGGACGCCGCGAGGGCGAGCCGGGACAGGGACCTTGACGCCATCGGGGGATCTCCTCACGCCGCACGGATGGAGGTCCGGTCGGAACCCGTGGTCACCGTACCGGCACGCACAGTGTGTCGGCCCGGTGCAAAGAGGTCATACCCCCGAAAGTCGCGAAACCGGTCTCAGGAACCCGCGGGAAGCCGGTGCTTCGCCTTCGCCATGAAATGGGTGAGCCGGGCCTGATCCGGCTCGATCTCCTCGAGGATGTGGGCTGCCCACTCGGCGACGCCGTGGCACAGCTCGTGGTAGAACAGCCACAGCGCGGCCCGCGCGTGCGCCTGGGCCCGTTCCGGCAGGTCGAAGTGGCCCGCCTGGGTTTCTTCGATGCGGGCTTCGGCCAGCACGATCTCACGGATCAGGTACAGCACCCAGTACCGCGCGGGGGGAGCCAGGTCCTCGGCCAGCGCCGCGCACAGCGCGGGCACCAGGTCGACCGCCGGGGCGAACATGTTCCCCTGGATGATCAGGTAGTTGTCGAAGTACTCGTAGTACGCGGCTTTGGCCGCCGCATCCGTGGTCGCGGTGACCAGACGCTCGACGCCCAGGGGAACGGAGGCGAGGTCGCCGCCGAAAGGCAGGCGCCGCTCGGTCCAGTCGTACCGCTCCAGCTCGATCCGGACGGCGGAAAGCACGGCAACCCCCAGAGAACCGACAGAGCCGGGACCGATCGGCCCCGGCTCCGCCGGACTCTAGCGCTTCAAGCCGTGTTCGATCGCTTCGATGATCCGCGGGCGCAGCTCGGCCGCCGAGATGATCGCGTCCACCGAGCCGACCTCGACCGCGCGCTGGATGCTGTGGACGCGGTCGAACTCCGCCGCCACCTCGCTGACCTTCTCCGCGCGGACCGCCGACTGGACTTCCGCCAGCTGGGCGTTCAACGCCGCGCGGGAAGCGCCGCCGGCCGCCGCCACCTGGGCCAGCAGCTCCGTTACGCGCGGGTCGTTCGCCGTGCGGTTGTTGACTTCGCCGGCGAACACCACCGCCGCCGCCGGGGCGCCGCCCAGCACCGAGGCGAACGAGCCCTCCAGGGCCAGCACCGTCATGTTCGGGTTGAGCGCCTTGGAGAACACCACGAACGCGCCGCCGTGGTACCGCGAAATCACGCAGAACACGATCGGGCCCTCGAAGTTGACGATCGCCCGGCCGATCTCCGCGCCGTACTCCAGCTGCAGCTTGCGCAGCGACTCCGGCGAGCCGTCGAAGCCCGACAGGTTCGCCAGCACCACCAGCGGCCGATTGCCCGAGGCCGCGTTGATCGCCCGGGCCGTCTTCTTCGACGACCGCGGGAACAGCGTGCCCGCGGTGTAGGTGTCCGGCCCGTCGGTGGGCGGGAAGCCGCGGCGGGGGACCGACCGCGACTCGATGCCGACCAGGCAGACCGGGCGGCCGCCGATGTGCACGTCCTGCACCGCGGACGTGTCTGCATCGGCCATGCCCGCCCAGCGCTCCAGCACCGGGTGGTCCTGGTCGGACAGCGCGCGCATCACCGTGCGGATGTCGAACGGCTTCTTGCGGTCCGGGTTGTGCTCGGCGGAGAAGATCTCTCCGACCGACCGGAAGTCGCTGCCGACGATCGCGTGCGGGAACGGCGAGACGTCCCGGTCGACCGGGTCGCTCGTGCTCACCTTGCGCGGGCCGGCCTCGCCCGGCACCACGTACGTGTGGTCGTAGTGCGCCATCAGCACCTGCCGCGCGGCCGGCAGGTTCGGCGCCCAGTACTGCGCCTGGCCGTTCGGGCCCATCACGCGGTCGTAGCCGCCGATGCCGAAGTTGTCCTCGGCCGACACGCCACCCGAGAAGTCGAGCGCCTGCTTGCCGGTGAGCACCATCGCCGAATCCGGCGTCATCACCAGGATGCCCTTGGTGTGCATGAGCATCGTGGCTTCGGCGTTCCAGTACGGCTGGGCGCCGACGTTGATCCCGTTCACCACGATGTTGATCTCGCCGCCGTCCTGGGTGAACGTGACGATCCGCTTGAGCGCCGCGGCGACCCAGTCCATGTTCTCGGTGCCCGAGGACATCGAGATCCGCGCGCCCGACGACAGCGCGAACCACTCCAGCGGCACCTGCATCCGCTCGGCCAGGTCGAGCGCCGCGATGACGCGCGAGCATTCCGGCTCCGAGAGGGCGCCGAGCGACTTCGTCGGGTCGCCCAGCAGCACGACGCGGGTGACGCCCTCGGGGTGCCGCTCGGTCGGGGTCGTGACGACGCCGGCGATGATCGCCGCGGTGTTCTTGCCCTTCGGCCGGTCGACCGGGACCAGGACGCCACCGCCCGAGGATTCCAGGTCGTATTCGGTGAAGGTGCCCTCCGGGCCGGAGAGCAGCCCGGTCAGCTCGTACGGGTACACGGTGCCCCGGCGCGCCGCGCGCAGCACCTTCAGGCGGTAGTCGTCCAGGGGCTTCACCGGCTCGGTCGACGGCGCCTCGACGTGCAGCCGCGCACCGTGGCCGGGGTCGAGGGCGATCCGGACGGCGAGCTCGGTCAGCTTGCCCGCCTCCGTGCGCCGCCGCGCCAGGAACTGGACCTCCTCCAGCCCGGCGCCCACCGAAGTCGGCAGGATGCGCTGGACGAGGGTGTTGAGCTCCTCGGTGGTCAGGTCGGTCGGCGGCCAGACGTACATCATGATGCGGTTCGTGTCGAACCGCTTGTTCTGCGGCCGCTGCGCCTGGATGTTGCGGATCGCGTCGAGACAGGCGGTGACCGCGTCCTCGAGCGCCGGCAGCGCGACCAGCCGTCCGTCGGCCTCGCGCAGCGGCGTCAGGTCGCGGACCTGGCCCATCGCGATCAGCCGCTCGTCGGCCGGGTTGGTCTTCGCCGCGGCCTTGAAGAGGTAGATCTCCTCGTCCGCCGAGGGCAGCCGGGTGAGGTCGAACTCGCGCAGCCGCTGCAGCTGCAGGCGCTGGGCGATCTGCGGGTGCAGGCCGCGGATCAGCCGGTCCTCGGTGAAGCCGGCCCCGTCGCGTTCGAAGGTGAAGTGGTGGTGCATCACCGCGCCGCCGGTGCCGGCCACGGTGACCACAACCCGGCGCACACCGGCGGGCAGGGGGTTTTCGGCGAGCAGCGCACCGAGCCGCTCCGCGGTCGCGTCGACGTCCGGCTGGTCTTCCCAGCGCAGGTACAGGTCGGCGACGACGCCTTCGGTGGCCACCTCGCCGAGCGTGCGGAGAGCATCGGGCAGGGCGGCGATGTCGACGGCGGTGGTGACGAGCGGCAGCACGCCTTCGGGGGTGTTCAGCTCGGCGGTCAGCCAGCGGTGCCCACCGGCTTCGCGCACGGCGACGCCGGAGAGCCGGCGGTTGCCGTAGTACCGGCGGGTCAGCACCTCCAGCAGCGGCGCGTGGTCGCGGCCCGGCCGCCCGATCCGCTGCCCGATCAGCCGGACCAGCGGCTGCGAGCCGGTGATCATGGCCTGGATCCGCTCGGCGCGATCCGGGGCGTCCGGGTGCTGGTCGAGGTAGCTCAGCTCGGTGCGGACGGCGGCGTAGACGCGGGCGCGGTTGCGGCGCAGCAGCGGCTGGGCGAACCAGCGGAAGACCACACCGCGGGCCAGGTCGGACACCGCGGGGAAGCGCACCTGCGTGGCCTCGACCAAGTGCTCCAGGGTGAGCCCGGCGCGTTCGCTGAGCGCCTCGGCCGGCGGTGCCCCGGTGAGCCACTGCCGCAGCAGCTCGGAGACGACCGCGACGTCGGCCGCCGTCCGCTGCTGGGCCAGGAAGATCCGGAAGACCGCGGCCTCCAGCTCCGGCGTGCGCTCCAGGTCGGGGACGCCGTAGTGCGCGAGGACGCGCTTCAGCTTCGCCTGGAAGCTTTCGGTGACGCCGGCGCGTTCGACGTCGAGGCTCTGCAGGTAGCTGTGGAAGAACTCGCGCGAGCTGTGCACCGGGCTGCCCGGTTCGGTGTCGAGTTCGCCGCCCGGGGTGTTGCGGCTGAGCTCGGACAGGTCGGCGAAGACGGTGAGCAGCTCGAGTTCGCCCTCGACCGGCCGGTTGCCCAGCTCGGCGCGGGCCTCCAGGTAGGTCGCGACGAGCCGCTTGCGCTCGGCCGGGTCGACGTCGAAGCCGAGCAGGAGGCTGCGCAGGTCGTTCAGGCCGCGTTCGACGCGCTCGGCCGCGGACACGCCGTCCGGCACCGAAGGCAGCTCGATCTCGACGGTCTCGGTCTCGTCGGCCGCTTCGTCCTCGGCGCCGTCGGCCAGGGGTTCCAGGCGCATCAGCGGCGCGCCGGTCTCGACCTGGCTGCCGACGGACACCGGGCATTCGCGGACGCGGGCGCGGAACGGCGCGCGCAGCACCGTCTCCATCTTCATGCTCTCCAGCACCAGGATCGGCGCGTTCGCCTCGACCTCGGCACCGACGGCCAGCGGCGTGGCGACGACCAGCGCGGGCGCGGGGGAGCGGACGACGCCGCCTTCGTCTCGGCTGACGCGGTGGGTGACGCCGTCGACCTCGACGAGGTGGATCGGCCCGTGGGTGGCCGAAACCAGCCGGAACCGCCGCCCGTTGACCAGGATCCGGCCGCTGTGGGCGTCGAACCGGTCGATCTCGATGTCGGCGTGGTGCACGTCGGACGAGCCGGCCGAGATGCCGACGCGGAAACGGCTCCGCCCGGCCCTGGCGACGGACACGCGGTAGCCGACGCCGCGGAGCTTGAGGTCGAGCGGGCGGCCGCTTTCGTGCTGCACCTGCGGGCGGCCGCCGTGCGCGGTGGACAGCAGCCGCTGGACGGAGACCTCTTCTTCGTCCTGGTAGGCCTCGATGGCGGCCGCGGCGAGCGCGATCGCGGAGTGCCGGTGGGTGACCAGGCGGCCTTCGGCGCGGACGCGGTCGATCCAGCCGGTGTCGGCGCTGGCGTCGATCACCTCGGGCTGGTCGAGCAGGTCGAGCACGAAGCTCTTGTTGGTCGCGCCGCCCTCGATGATCACCGTGGTCTCGGCCATCGCGCGGCGCAGCCGGCCGAGTGCTTCGTCGCGGTCGCGGCCGTAGGCGATGATCTTGGCGATCATCGAGTCGAAGTCGGCCGGGATGGTGTCGCCCTCGCTGACGCCGGTGTCGACGCGGATGCCGGGGCCTGCCGGCAGCGCCAGCCGCGCGATGCGGCCGGGGGAGGGGGCGAAGTCGCGGTCGGGGTCTTCGGCGTTGAGCCGGGCCTCGACGGCGTGACCGCTCTCGGCCGGCTGCTCGCCCTCGAGCTTCCCGCCGCCTGCGACGTGCAGCTGCAGCTTGACCAGGTCGGTGCCGGTGGTGATCTCGGTGATCGGGTGCTCGACCTGCAGGCGGGTGTTGACCTCGAGGAAGGCGAACAGCTTCTCGCCCGGGTGGTAGAGGAACTCGACGGTGCACGCGCCGCGGTAGCCCACGGCCACCGCGAGCCGCTCCGCCGACGTCTTCAGCTCGGCCGTCTGCGGCGGCGCGAGGACCGGGGAGGCCGACTCCTCGATGATCTTCTGGTTGCGCCGCTGCACCGAGCAGTCGCGGACGCCGAGCGCCCACGCCGTCGTGCCGTCGGAGATGACCTGGACCTCGACGTGCCGGGCGCCGGTGACCAGGCGCTCCAGGAACACGACACCGGAGCCGAACGCGCGCAGCGCTTCCTGGCTGGTGCGCTCGTAGGCCTCGGCCAGGTCCTCGCCGGAGGCGACCATGCGGATGCCGCGCCCGCCGCCGCCCGCGGTGGCCTTGAGCATCAGCGGGTAGCCGATCCGCTCGCCGGCCTTCAGCGCGTCTTCGAGCGTGGCGACCTCGCCGCGGCTCCACGGCGCGACCGGCACGCCGACCTCTTCGGCGATCAGCTTCGCGCCGATCTTGTCGCCGAGCTTGCGCATCGCGTCCGCGCTCGGCCCGACGAAGGTGACGCCGACCTTCTCACACAGCTGCGCGAAGGCCGGGTCCTCGGCCACGAAGCCCCAGCCCACCCAGGCGGCGTCGGCCTTCGTCTCGACCAGCGCCTGCTCGAGCTTGGCCAGGTCGAGGTAGGGGCGGGCCGAGGCCGGCCCCAGGTCGTAGGCCAGGTCGGCCTCGCGGACGAACGTGGCGGTGCGGTCGGCGTCGGTGTAGAGGGCGACCGTCTCGATCCGCGTCCCGGTTTCCGCCGACAGATCCCGGACGGCGTGGATGAGCCGCATCGCGGCCTCTCCGCGGTTGACGATGGCGACACGACTGAACACCGGCTGAGCCTCCCAAGTACGCACGCGCAGAAGGCGACGCACCTGTCCTGGAACGTCGCCCGCACCTGTCTACACCCTGGTGGATGACCGGGGCCCGGTCCAATGTCCGCCATGGCGCATGCCGAGGCGGCTGAGTTGTGGGAACCCCACAAAAAGCGACCCGCACCACACCGTCCGGACCGGCTTTCACGCGAGGTTCGCGACAAAGCACCCTACGGGCACGCGAACGGCGGGTGGCGCGGAAGCGATCAGGAGGCGAGCAGGACGTCGGACTCCAGGACCTGCCCCAGCTCGCGGCGCTCGGCCTCCGACAGGGGGACGGCGGCGACCTCGCACCGGCCGTCCGGCCCCGGCGCGGTGGTGACCGCCAGCACCGGCCGCCCGTCGATCTCACGCAGGGTGACGCGGCCGCCGCACGCGAGGTCGACGGTGATGCCGGGGCGATCGCGATGCCTGCCCAGCCAGCGGCTGACGAAATGGAAGGTCATCACGGTCTCCCCTCGGTACGGCGCGCTCCCCCTGGAGCACAGGTGTCGCTGACGGATGCCCCGGATACCGCGGATCTACACCCGATCGTGCGAAACGGCGGGGCCGGCACCCCCCGACGTGGTGCCGGCCCGCCCGGTTCGCGCCGGTCAGCGCAGCGGAGCCTCCAGGACGTACCGCTTCGCGAGCCCCGCACCGCAGTCGACCTCGACGGTCCGCCGGACGACCGGGGTGCCGTCGTCGCCGCGCAGCGCGTAGCCGACCGCCGTCGAGTCCGGGATCGTGCGGACCTCGGCGGGCACGCGGCCGCCGGCCGAGAGCCGGCGCAGCAGCCGCTGCAGCGGCGCGTCGAGCGCCTCGTCCACAGTGGACGGATCGCGGGTGGCCGCACCGGACGGCGGCGGCGCCGCGGGTGCGCCTTCGCCCAGCCGCTCGACCTCGCGGGTGGCGTCGACGATCGTCGTCACCGTGCCGCCGCCGTCGATGCCGACCCGCACCTCGCCGAGGCCCGGCGTGACGACCGGGTGGCCGTCGACCAGCTGCGTGAACACCACGTGGGTCTCGCGCACCCGCGGGTCGGCGATGTCGTCGGCGGTGCCGCCGGCGTGGTACTGGTGGCGCACCTTGTCGGCGACCAGGTCGACGCGGTCGGCCAGGCCGAAGGTCTCGACGGCGTCCTGGGCGATCCGGACGGCTTCGTCCGCGCTCGGCGCGTCCCGGCCGGTGCCGTCGGCGTCGGCGAAGGTGATTTCGCGGACTCCCCGGTGGTCGACGCTCAGCCGCGGACCGTCCTGGCCCTCGCCGAGCACGAGGCCGTGCGGGCCCATCGCGCCGGCGGGCACCCCGCCGCCGAGCCGGACGCCGTAGTGGCCGGCCAGCTCGGCCAGCCGCGACGGGGAGAGCCGTTGCGGGGCGAACCGGGCGGTCTGCGCCGAGCCGGGCAGCTCCAGCCGCGGTGCCTGGATGCTCTTGGCGGCGTCGTACCAGGTCCACCACCACCAGTTCTTCGACGCGGCGGCGGTCGAGAAGGATCCTTCGTTCCACAGCCGGTCCTGCGCCTCGGCCTGCGTCGCCCCGCACGCGGCGACCGAGGGCGCCTGGTGGTGGTCGATGTCCCACGACGCGTCCAGCCACGCCTTGCCGAACTTGTGGCCGTTGCCGTTCCACTTGCTGAAGAAGTAGGCGCCGTAGTTCGGGCTGTCGACGCTGGTCGACTCGAAGCCGAAGATCATCCGCAGGCCCAGGTTGGCCGCGTCCCACGTGCGGATCGGGCTGTTGCCGTCGCCGATGCGCAGCGAGAGGCAGGTGGAGAAGAACAGGTAGCGCGCGACCTCGTTGCCCAGGCGCATGTCGGCCGAGCTCGCCCAGGCCGACCCGCCCCAGGTGCCGCCCATCGGCATCCAGAAGACACCGTTGCCGTCCATCGTCCCGTGCCCCGAGTGGTACTCGGCGACGCAGGCGTCGAAGCCGTAGGTGCCCTGCCAGTCGTCGTACTCCTCGCCGTAGATCCACGACAGCACCCCGCCGTCGGTGTACCAGAAGTTCGGCGCGGCGAACTGCTTGACGTAATTGTAGAAACCACCCGCGTCCTCGTGGGTGAAGGAAAGGTCGTTCATCCCGGGCGGGAAGTCCTCGATGGAGCAGACGCCGTACCGGTTCGCACCCCGATCGGCGGCGGCGCCGGTCCCGGAGCCGAACGGATCGGCCGAGATCAGTGCCCGTGCGCCGGCGGCCGCACCGGGTGGCGCGGTGACCACGCCGTTCTTGAGCAGTGCCATGATTCCTCCCCGTGGGTGGCAGAATGCAGCGATCGGACGGTAGCCGTCAACGCGGTGAAAACAATCGGATACATCTTTCTGCCACACCTTTAGCGCAATTTTTTCAGCGCTGCACCGATTCCGTGGAGCATTTTTGCGCGGGGCCGGGAACCGGTCGGCCCGCACCGGCCACTGTGGACATCGCCGCGGCGGGCCGGGCCGGGTTGGCCGCGACGGCGGTGCCGAGCCGCTCGTCGGGGTGGCCGGGAAGATCCACAGTGGACTCCGCGGTCAGGCCCGGACGGCCGCCCCGGGCCGGGGCCGTTCCGGGTGCTCCAGCACCGCCAGCCCGCGCCACGGATCGCCGGCCGGGACGTCGGCCGGGCTGAGCAGGCCGTGGTCGAGCAGCGGCTACCACACGCTCGGGCCGCGAGCGCCCTGGCGTGGTCGCGGGTGAGGTGCCGGCGGGCGGCGAGGATCGGCCCCGGTTCGGCGTCGGCGGTCGCGACCAGGTGGTCCAGCAGGGGAGCGGGCAGGGCGGGGTGGGCGGCCGGCAACGGGGTCGTCGTCTTCTCCGAAACGCTCCGCCCGCGTGCGGAACAAAGCAGGATCGCGGAAGTTTGCGGCGCCGCAACCGGTTCGGCGGCCAGAATGGCGGGATGAAACTGGGGCAGGTGGCGTCGACCGCACGCCGGATCTTCTCCGCCCGGCTCGTCTACGGCGATCCGGTCGAGCGGGACGGCGTCGTCGTCATCCCGGCCGCGGCCGTCTACGGAGGCGGCGGCGGTGGAGGCGGAGGAGGCGGCGACACCCTCCCCGTGCGGGAAGGCGCCGGCTTCGGGGTGTTCGCCCGGCCCGTCGGCGCCTTCGTCGTGCGCGACGGCGCCGTCACCTGGGTGCCCGCCGTCGATGTCATGCGGCTCGGGCTGGCTGCCGCCGTCACCGTCGTCGCCCTCACGAAGATCCTGGGGAAGCGCGCCGAACCCTGACCAGGGGCCGGCGAAAGTTCACCACCGGTTGGTGTCCGCGTTCGCCCGGCGCGCCTAGCCTCGGGTGCGGAGGTGCGTATGGATTCCGGGGACTTCAGCCGGCGGACGCTGCTGCGGGCCGGTGGGGTGGCGGCCGCCGCGGGGATGCTGCCCGGCGTGGCCTTCGCCGATCAGCCGGGTGGCTCGGGCAGCCAGACCCGGACCGTCACCGGCACGCTGAAACCGGACGTGCCGGACTGGTACTACCTGCCCGTCGACGTCCCACGTGGGGTGCGGCAGATCGACGTCGTGTACTCCTACGACCGGCCGACCGTGCCGGCCGGCACCCGCGGGAACGCCTGCGACATCGGCATCTTCGGCCCCGAAGGCCACGACGTCGGCAACGCGCGCGGCTTCCGCGGCTGGTCCGGCGGCTTCCGCGACCGGTTCTCGATCAGCGCGTCCGAAGCCACCCCCGGCTACCTCGCCGGCCCGGTCAAGCCCGGCCGGTGGCACGTCATCCTCGGCCCGTACACCGTCGCGCCGCAGGGGCTGAACTACCGGGTGGACATCACGCTCACCTTCGGCCCGGACGGCACCCCGTTCAAGCCGAACCCGGCGCCGGAAGCCGCGCCCGCCCGCGAGCGC is from Amycolatopsis mediterranei and encodes:
- a CDS encoding biotin carboxylase N-terminal domain-containing protein, which translates into the protein MFSRVAIVNRGEAAMRLIHAVRDLSAETGTRIETVALYTDADRTATFVREADLAYDLGPASARPYLDLAKLEQALVETKADAAWVGWGFVAEDPAFAQLCEKVGVTFVGPSADAMRKLGDKIGAKLIAEEVGVPVAPWSRGEVATLEDALKAGERIGYPLMLKATAGGGGRGIRMVASGEDLAEAYERTSQEALRAFGSGVVFLERLVTGARHVEVQVISDGTTAWALGVRDCSVQRRNQKIIEESASPVLAPPQTAELKTSAERLAVAVGYRGACTVEFLYHPGEKLFAFLEVNTRLQVEHPITEITTGTDLVKLQLHVAGGGKLEGEQPAESGHAVEARLNAEDPDRDFAPSPGRIARLALPAGPGIRVDTGVSEGDTIPADFDSMIAKIIAYGRDRDEALGRLRRAMAETTVIIEGGATNKSFVLDLLDQPEVIDASADTGWIDRVRAEGRLVTHRHSAIALAAAAIEAYQDEEEVSVQRLLSTAHGGRPQVQHESGRPLDLKLRGVGYRVSVARAGRSRFRVGISAGSSDVHHADIEIDRFDAHSGRILVNGRRFRLVSATHGPIHLVEVDGVTHRVSRDEGGVVRSPAPALVVATPLAVGAEVEANAPILVLESMKMETVLRAPFRARVRECPVSVGSQVETGAPLMRLEPLADGAEDEAADETETVEIELPSVPDGVSAAERVERGLNDLRSLLLGFDVDPAERKRLVATYLEARAELGNRPVEGELELLTVFADLSELSRNTPGGELDTEPGSPVHSSREFFHSYLQSLDVERAGVTESFQAKLKRVLAHYGVPDLERTPELEAAVFRIFLAQQRTAADVAVVSELLRQWLTGAPPAEALSERAGLTLEHLVEATQVRFPAVSDLARGVVFRWFAQPLLRRNRARVYAAVRTELSYLDQHPDAPDRAERIQAMITGSQPLVRLIGQRIGRPGRDHAPLLEVLTRRYYGNRRLSGVAVREAGGHRWLTAELNTPEGVLPLVTTAVDIAALPDALRTLGEVATEGVVADLYLRWEDQPDVDATAERLGALLAENPLPAGVRRVVVTVAGTGGAVMHHHFTFERDGAGFTEDRLIRGLHPQIAQRLQLQRLREFDLTRLPSADEEIYLFKAAAKTNPADERLIAMGQVRDLTPLREADGRLVALPALEDAVTACLDAIRNIQAQRPQNKRFDTNRIMMYVWPPTDLTTEELNTLVQRILPTSVGAGLEEVQFLARRRTEAGKLTELAVRIALDPGHGARLHVEAPSTEPVKPLDDYRLKVLRAARRGTVYPYELTGLLSGPEGTFTEYDLESSGGGVLVPVDRPKGKNTAAIIAGVVTTPTERHPEGVTRVVLLGDPTKSLGALSEPECSRVIAALDLAERMQVPLEWFALSSGARISMSSGTENMDWVAAALKRIVTFTQDGGEINIVVNGINVGAQPYWNAEATMLMHTKGILVMTPDSAMVLTGKQALDFSGGVSAEDNFGIGGYDRVMGPNGQAQYWAPNLPAARQVLMAHYDHTYVVPGEAGPRKVSTSDPVDRDVSPFPHAIVGSDFRSVGEIFSAEHNPDRKKPFDIRTVMRALSDQDHPVLERWAGMADADTSAVQDVHIGGRPVCLVGIESRSVPRRGFPPTDGPDTYTAGTLFPRSSKKTARAINAASGNRPLVVLANLSGFDGSPESLRKLQLEYGAEIGRAIVNFEGPIVFCVISRYHGGAFVVFSKALNPNMTVLALEGSFASVLGGAPAAAVVFAGEVNNRTANDPRVTELLAQVAAAGGASRAALNAQLAEVQSAVRAEKVSEVAAEFDRVHSIQRAVEVGSVDAIISAAELRPRIIEAIEHGLKR
- a CDS encoding DUF6345 domain-containing protein produces the protein MALLKNGVVTAPPGAAAGARALISADPFGSGTGAAADRGANRYGVCSIEDFPPGMNDLSFTHEDAGGFYNYVKQFAAPNFWYTDGGVLSWIYGEEYDDWQGTYGFDACVAEYHSGHGTMDGNGVFWMPMGGTWGGSAWASSADMRLGNEVARYLFFSTCLSLRIGDGNSPIRTWDAANLGLRMIFGFESTSVDSPNYGAYFFSKWNGNGHKFGKAWLDASWDIDHHQAPSVAACGATQAEAQDRLWNEGSFSTAAASKNWWWWTWYDAAKSIQAPRLELPGSAQTARFAPQRLSPSRLAELAGHYGVRLGGGVPAGAMGPHGLVLGEGQDGPRLSVDHRGVREITFADADGTGRDAPSADEAVRIAQDAVETFGLADRVDLVADKVRHQYHAGGTADDIADPRVRETHVVFTQLVDGHPVVTPGLGEVRVGIDGGGTVTTIVDATREVERLGEGAPAAPPPSGAATRDPSTVDEALDAPLQRLLRRLSAGGRVPAEVRTIPDSTAVGYALRGDDGTPVVRRTVEVDCGAGLAKRYVLEAPLR
- a CDS encoding M14 family zinc carboxypeptidase, whose amino-acid sequence is MASRSLSRLALAASGVLLTSLLGGTATAQTADTPVFWRVPATATQAQALAAAGFDVEEGDGGSVDVVGGQAVAAKLRALGYRPSYFDTVYKELPARTESLAADTFYGGYRTVTAQENHLAQVASAHPDLATKYTIGQSWKKTKGQGGHDIQAICLTKKQTGDCTLSTTSTKPKFFLMAQIHARELSTGELAWRWIDYLADGYATDATAKSILDTTEVWVVPIANPDGVDIVASGGNSPKLQRKNANNSRGGCSGTNIGVDLNRNSTYRWGGDSNSACAETYQGVSAGSEPEVQALEKLARAIFPDQRGTGNNDPAPATAKGTMITLHSYGNDIIIPWGFTQATSPNDAQYRRLGAKYSASNGYLVGTNEETVGYDTSGTTDDFTYGELGVASVTFEVGGSSGSCGGFLPKYTCVDSTFWPKNKGALVTAAKAAAAPYQQ